One genomic segment of Falco biarmicus isolate bFalBia1 chromosome 15, bFalBia1.pri, whole genome shotgun sequence includes these proteins:
- the HSD11B2 gene encoding 11-beta-hydroxysteroid dehydrogenase type 2 isoform X4, translating to MEPGLERWAYGALWAALAGSLALRAARRALGPGRGLVLPLALLAGLQSLCRACLPLPLGLALAAAAACLLLWRASPRRLLPVAGRAVLVTGCDSGFGQATARHLDALGFQVFASVLDPQGPGAQELRKSCSPRLTLLQMDLTKPEDIQRVLQHIQANTNSTGLWGLVNNAGFNDTIADAELSPLGRFRTCMEVNFFGSLELTKGLLPLLRSTGGRIVTVSSPAGDLPFPCLAAYGASKAALSLLMDTFRSELQPWGVKVSLILPGYYKTGSTCDPAFWNLQKQRLVASLPRELLQAYGEDYVEEINRQFIQFMKVAVEDLSAVVNSITDGLLAANPAVRYYPGQGLGLMYFIHRYLPYFVQDLFLKGFFINPKLPRALRREHHNDVKKA from the exons aTGGAGCCGGGGCTGGAGCGCTGGGCGTACGGCGCGCTGTGGGCGGCCTTGGCCGGCAGCCTGGCGCTGCGGGCGGCTCGCCGGGCgctggggccgggccgggggctggtgctgcccctGGCGCTGCTGGCCGGGCTGCAGAGCCTGTGCCGCGCCTGCCTGCCGCTGCCCCTGGGGCTCGCcctggccgccgccgccgcctgcctgctgctgtggcGGGCATCGCCCCGCAGGCTGCTGCCGGTGGCGGGCAGAGCCGTCCTCGTCACAG GCTGTGACTCGGGCTTTGGGCAGGCGACAGCACGGCACCTGGATGCCCTGGGCTTTCAAGTGTTTGCCAGTGTACTGGACCCGCAGGGTCCCGGTGCCCAGGAGCTCCGCAAGAGCTGCTCGCCGAGGCTGACGCTGCTGCAGATGGACCTGACCAAGCCAGAAGACATCCAGCGTGTCCTGCAACACATCCAGGCCAACACCAACAGCACAG GGCTCTGGGGCCTGGTGAACAATGCTGGCTTCAACGACACCATTGCCGATGCCGAGCTCTCGCCGCTGGGCAGGTTTCGCACCTGCATGGAGGTGAACTTCTTCGGCTCGCTGGAGCTCACCAAGGGACTGCTGCCCCTGCTGCGCTCCACCGGTGGCCGCATCGTCACCGtgagcagccctgcag GTGAcctgcccttcccctgcctgGCAGCCTACGGGGCCTCCAAGGCAGCCCTCAGCCTGCTCATGGACACCTTCCGGAGTGAGCTCCAGCCTTGGGGTGTCAAAGTCAGCCTCATCCTGCCTGGATACTACAAAACAG GGTCAACGTGCGACCCTGCCTTCTGGAACCTGCAGAAGCAGCGGCTGGTGGCCAGCCTGCCccgggagctgctgcaggcCTACGGCGAGGACTACGTCGAGGAGATCAACCGCCAGTTCATCCAGTTCATGAAGGTGGCAGTGGAGGACCTCAGCGCAGTGGTGAACAGCATCACGGACGGGCTCCTGGCTGCCAACCCAGCTGTGCGCTACTACCCAGGGCAGGGCCTTGGGCTCATGTATTTCATACACCGCTACCTGCCCTATTTTGTCCAAGACTTGTTCCTGAAAGGATTCTTCATCAATCCCAAGCTGCCCCGAGCGCTGAGGCGAGAGCACCACAACGACGTGAAGAAGGCCTGA
- the HSD11B2 gene encoding 11-beta-hydroxysteroid dehydrogenase type 2 isoform X1, which translates to MEPGLERWAYGALWAALAGSLALRAARRALGPGRGLVLPLALLAGLQSLCRACLPLPLGLALAAAAACLLLWRASPRRLLPVAGRAVLVTGCDSGFGQATARHLDALGFQVFASVLDPQGPGAQELRKSCSPRLTLLQMDLTKPEDIQRVLQHIQANTNSTGLWGLVNNAGFNDTIADAELSPLGRFRTCMEVNFFGSLELTKGLLPLLRSTGGRIVTVSSPAGDLPFPCLAAYGASKAALSLLMDTFRSELQPWGVKVSLILPGYYKTEAAAGGQPAPGAAAGLRRGLRRGDQPPVHPVHEGGSGGPQRSGEQHHGRAPGCQPSCALLPRAGPWAHVFHTPLPALFCPRLVPERILHQSQAAPSAEARAPQRREEGLTSARMRSRGRSEPSPGISRHTSPRARAQMLASPSCAAGEQSALDVKNQIAFQNQTDLFSIVRESPFSRDLGFVCFLTAHPPRGPPLPDSAALHHGLGCTSAISQLPDILLTAVGAVFGSITSWLGQTWDPVATAIPAPASLLFMTLHVLLASAGAKPRLPVPLSSSRDELRDCHFLNKSVLDMPPASGNLLWRCSAVMPGQGCCAWGPS; encoded by the exons aTGGAGCCGGGGCTGGAGCGCTGGGCGTACGGCGCGCTGTGGGCGGCCTTGGCCGGCAGCCTGGCGCTGCGGGCGGCTCGCCGGGCgctggggccgggccgggggctggtgctgcccctGGCGCTGCTGGCCGGGCTGCAGAGCCTGTGCCGCGCCTGCCTGCCGCTGCCCCTGGGGCTCGCcctggccgccgccgccgcctgcctgctgctgtggcGGGCATCGCCCCGCAGGCTGCTGCCGGTGGCGGGCAGAGCCGTCCTCGTCACAG GCTGTGACTCGGGCTTTGGGCAGGCGACAGCACGGCACCTGGATGCCCTGGGCTTTCAAGTGTTTGCCAGTGTACTGGACCCGCAGGGTCCCGGTGCCCAGGAGCTCCGCAAGAGCTGCTCGCCGAGGCTGACGCTGCTGCAGATGGACCTGACCAAGCCAGAAGACATCCAGCGTGTCCTGCAACACATCCAGGCCAACACCAACAGCACAG GGCTCTGGGGCCTGGTGAACAATGCTGGCTTCAACGACACCATTGCCGATGCCGAGCTCTCGCCGCTGGGCAGGTTTCGCACCTGCATGGAGGTGAACTTCTTCGGCTCGCTGGAGCTCACCAAGGGACTGCTGCCCCTGCTGCGCTCCACCGGTGGCCGCATCGTCACCGtgagcagccctgcag GTGAcctgcccttcccctgcctgGCAGCCTACGGGGCCTCCAAGGCAGCCCTCAGCCTGCTCATGGACACCTTCCGGAGTGAGCTCCAGCCTTGGGGTGTCAAAGTCAGCCTCATCCTGCCTGGATACTACAAAACAG AAGCAGCGGCTGGTGGCCAGCCTGCCccgggagctgctgcaggcCTACGGCGAGGACTACGTCGAGGAGATCAACCGCCAGTTCATCCAGTTCATGAAGGTGGCAGTGGAGGACCTCAGCGCAGTGGTGAACAGCATCACGGACGGGCTCCTGGCTGCCAACCCAGCTGTGCGCTACTACCCAGGGCAGGGCCTTGGGCTCATGTATTTCATACACCGCTACCTGCCCTATTTTGTCCAAGACTTGTTCCTGAAAGGATTCTTCATCAATCCCAAGCTGCCCCGAGCGCTGAGGCGAGAGCACCACAACGACGTGAAGAAGGCCTGACCTCGGCCCGCATGCGGTCGCGGGGCAGGAGCGAGCCTTCTCCTGGGATTTCCAGGCACACCAGCCCCCGGGCGCGTGCGCAGATGCTGGCATCACCCTCCTGCGCTGCAGGGGAACAATCAGCACTAGACGTTAAAAACCAAATTGCTTTCCAAAATCAGACAGATCTATTTTCTATTGTGCGAGAATCACCATTTTCTAGAGACCttggttttgtatgttttctaaCCGCGCATCCTCCAAGGGGGCCGCCCTTGCCTGactcagcagctctgcaccatGGGCTGGGATGTACCTCGGCCATTTCTCAGCTGCCCGACATCCTCCTCACTGCTGTTGGAGCTGTGTTTGGCTCCATCACCTCTTGGCTGGGTCAGACCTGGGACCCTGTGGCCACTGCCATTccagcccctgcctccctgctgttTATGACACTCCACGTGCTTCTGGCAAGCGCAGGAGCAAAGCCCAGGCTGCCAGTGCCGCTGAGCTCTTCACGAGATGAACTACGTGATtgtcactttttaaataaatctgttcttgaCATGCCACCCGCCTCTGGCAATCTGCTTTGGCGGTGCAGTGCTGTAATGCCTGGTCAGGGATGCTGTGCCTGGGGGCCGAGCTGA
- the HSD11B2 gene encoding 11-beta-hydroxysteroid dehydrogenase type 2 isoform X3 — translation MDLTKPEDIQRVLQHIQANTNSTGLWGLVNNAGFNDTIADAELSPLGRFRTCMEVNFFGSLELTKGLLPLLRSTGGRIVTVSSPAGDLPFPCLAAYGASKAALSLLMDTFRSELQPWGVKVSLILPGYYKTEAAAGGQPAPGAAAGLRRGLRRGDQPPVHPVHEGGSGGPQRSGEQHHGRAPGCQPSCALLPRAGPWAHVFHTPLPALFCPRLVPERILHQSQAAPSAEARAPQRREEGLTSARMRSRGRSEPSPGISRHTSPRARAQMLASPSCAAGEQSALDVKNQIAFQNQTDLFSIVRESPFSRDLGFVCFLTAHPPRGPPLPDSAALHHGLGCTSAISQLPDILLTAVGAVFGSITSWLGQTWDPVATAIPAPASLLFMTLHVLLASAGAKPRLPVPLSSSRDELRDCHFLNKSVLDMPPASGNLLWRCSAVMPGQGCCAWGPS, via the exons ATGGACCTGACCAAGCCAGAAGACATCCAGCGTGTCCTGCAACACATCCAGGCCAACACCAACAGCACAG GGCTCTGGGGCCTGGTGAACAATGCTGGCTTCAACGACACCATTGCCGATGCCGAGCTCTCGCCGCTGGGCAGGTTTCGCACCTGCATGGAGGTGAACTTCTTCGGCTCGCTGGAGCTCACCAAGGGACTGCTGCCCCTGCTGCGCTCCACCGGTGGCCGCATCGTCACCGtgagcagccctgcag GTGAcctgcccttcccctgcctgGCAGCCTACGGGGCCTCCAAGGCAGCCCTCAGCCTGCTCATGGACACCTTCCGGAGTGAGCTCCAGCCTTGGGGTGTCAAAGTCAGCCTCATCCTGCCTGGATACTACAAAACAG AAGCAGCGGCTGGTGGCCAGCCTGCCccgggagctgctgcaggcCTACGGCGAGGACTACGTCGAGGAGATCAACCGCCAGTTCATCCAGTTCATGAAGGTGGCAGTGGAGGACCTCAGCGCAGTGGTGAACAGCATCACGGACGGGCTCCTGGCTGCCAACCCAGCTGTGCGCTACTACCCAGGGCAGGGCCTTGGGCTCATGTATTTCATACACCGCTACCTGCCCTATTTTGTCCAAGACTTGTTCCTGAAAGGATTCTTCATCAATCCCAAGCTGCCCCGAGCGCTGAGGCGAGAGCACCACAACGACGTGAAGAAGGCCTGACCTCGGCCCGCATGCGGTCGCGGGGCAGGAGCGAGCCTTCTCCTGGGATTTCCAGGCACACCAGCCCCCGGGCGCGTGCGCAGATGCTGGCATCACCCTCCTGCGCTGCAGGGGAACAATCAGCACTAGACGTTAAAAACCAAATTGCTTTCCAAAATCAGACAGATCTATTTTCTATTGTGCGAGAATCACCATTTTCTAGAGACCttggttttgtatgttttctaaCCGCGCATCCTCCAAGGGGGCCGCCCTTGCCTGactcagcagctctgcaccatGGGCTGGGATGTACCTCGGCCATTTCTCAGCTGCCCGACATCCTCCTCACTGCTGTTGGAGCTGTGTTTGGCTCCATCACCTCTTGGCTGGGTCAGACCTGGGACCCTGTGGCCACTGCCATTccagcccctgcctccctgctgttTATGACACTCCACGTGCTTCTGGCAAGCGCAGGAGCAAAGCCCAGGCTGCCAGTGCCGCTGAGCTCTTCACGAGATGAACTACGTGATtgtcactttttaaataaatctgttcttgaCATGCCACCCGCCTCTGGCAATCTGCTTTGGCGGTGCAGTGCTGTAATGCCTGGTCAGGGATGCTGTGCCTGGGGGCCGAGCTGA
- the HSD11B2 gene encoding 11-beta-hydroxysteroid dehydrogenase type 2 isoform X2, whose amino-acid sequence MGCTLLQAMSWLLPPAHPCPQDTQILDHESPAAPFEERISPQWRQWLLEDAVQPRGCGCDSGFGQATARHLDALGFQVFASVLDPQGPGAQELRKSCSPRLTLLQMDLTKPEDIQRVLQHIQANTNSTGLWGLVNNAGFNDTIADAELSPLGRFRTCMEVNFFGSLELTKGLLPLLRSTGGRIVTVSSPAGDLPFPCLAAYGASKAALSLLMDTFRSELQPWGVKVSLILPGYYKTEAAAGGQPAPGAAAGLRRGLRRGDQPPVHPVHEGGSGGPQRSGEQHHGRAPGCQPSCALLPRAGPWAHVFHTPLPALFCPRLVPERILHQSQAAPSAEARAPQRREEGLTSARMRSRGRSEPSPGISRHTSPRARAQMLASPSCAAGEQSALDVKNQIAFQNQTDLFSIVRESPFSRDLGFVCFLTAHPPRGPPLPDSAALHHGLGCTSAISQLPDILLTAVGAVFGSITSWLGQTWDPVATAIPAPASLLFMTLHVLLASAGAKPRLPVPLSSSRDELRDCHFLNKSVLDMPPASGNLLWRCSAVMPGQGCCAWGPS is encoded by the exons ATGGGCTGCACCCTTTTGCAGGCAatgtcctggctgctgcctcctgcccatccctgcccacaggACACTCAAATCCTTGACCATGAGAGTCCAGCTGCTCCTTTTGAAGAGAGGATCTCCCCTCAGTGGAGACAGTGGCTGCTGGAAGATGCCGTCCAGCCCCGGGGATGCG GCTGTGACTCGGGCTTTGGGCAGGCGACAGCACGGCACCTGGATGCCCTGGGCTTTCAAGTGTTTGCCAGTGTACTGGACCCGCAGGGTCCCGGTGCCCAGGAGCTCCGCAAGAGCTGCTCGCCGAGGCTGACGCTGCTGCAGATGGACCTGACCAAGCCAGAAGACATCCAGCGTGTCCTGCAACACATCCAGGCCAACACCAACAGCACAG GGCTCTGGGGCCTGGTGAACAATGCTGGCTTCAACGACACCATTGCCGATGCCGAGCTCTCGCCGCTGGGCAGGTTTCGCACCTGCATGGAGGTGAACTTCTTCGGCTCGCTGGAGCTCACCAAGGGACTGCTGCCCCTGCTGCGCTCCACCGGTGGCCGCATCGTCACCGtgagcagccctgcag GTGAcctgcccttcccctgcctgGCAGCCTACGGGGCCTCCAAGGCAGCCCTCAGCCTGCTCATGGACACCTTCCGGAGTGAGCTCCAGCCTTGGGGTGTCAAAGTCAGCCTCATCCTGCCTGGATACTACAAAACAG AAGCAGCGGCTGGTGGCCAGCCTGCCccgggagctgctgcaggcCTACGGCGAGGACTACGTCGAGGAGATCAACCGCCAGTTCATCCAGTTCATGAAGGTGGCAGTGGAGGACCTCAGCGCAGTGGTGAACAGCATCACGGACGGGCTCCTGGCTGCCAACCCAGCTGTGCGCTACTACCCAGGGCAGGGCCTTGGGCTCATGTATTTCATACACCGCTACCTGCCCTATTTTGTCCAAGACTTGTTCCTGAAAGGATTCTTCATCAATCCCAAGCTGCCCCGAGCGCTGAGGCGAGAGCACCACAACGACGTGAAGAAGGCCTGACCTCGGCCCGCATGCGGTCGCGGGGCAGGAGCGAGCCTTCTCCTGGGATTTCCAGGCACACCAGCCCCCGGGCGCGTGCGCAGATGCTGGCATCACCCTCCTGCGCTGCAGGGGAACAATCAGCACTAGACGTTAAAAACCAAATTGCTTTCCAAAATCAGACAGATCTATTTTCTATTGTGCGAGAATCACCATTTTCTAGAGACCttggttttgtatgttttctaaCCGCGCATCCTCCAAGGGGGCCGCCCTTGCCTGactcagcagctctgcaccatGGGCTGGGATGTACCTCGGCCATTTCTCAGCTGCCCGACATCCTCCTCACTGCTGTTGGAGCTGTGTTTGGCTCCATCACCTCTTGGCTGGGTCAGACCTGGGACCCTGTGGCCACTGCCATTccagcccctgcctccctgctgttTATGACACTCCACGTGCTTCTGGCAAGCGCAGGAGCAAAGCCCAGGCTGCCAGTGCCGCTGAGCTCTTCACGAGATGAACTACGTGATtgtcactttttaaataaatctgttcttgaCATGCCACCCGCCTCTGGCAATCTGCTTTGGCGGTGCAGTGCTGTAATGCCTGGTCAGGGATGCTGTGCCTGGGGGCCGAGCTGA